The DNA region GCTGGAGTTCACCGAAGGCGTCACCGTGAGGACCAAGGGCGCCGAGGGTGACCTGGTCACCTCGGCGGATCTGGCAGCCGAACGCGTGGTCCGCGACGTCATCGCCTCCGCCCGAGCCGAGGATTCGATACTGGGAGAGGAACTTCCGCCGCACATCGGCACCTCGGGGCTGCAGTGGGTCGTCGACCCGCTCGACGGCACCACGAACTTCACCCGGCGGCTGCCGTTCTTCGCCACGTCGGTCGCGGTGCGGCGCGGCGAGGACGAATGGCTGGCCGCGGCGGTCTGCGCGCCGGCGTTGAGCAGCACCTGGAGCGCGGCGCGCGGCCACGGCGCCGAACTCGAAAGCCCTTCGGGGCGTGAGCAACTGCCACTGACGCTGCCGTCGTCCTCGGCGCGGCTGCTGGGTACCGGACTGTCCTACGACGTCGGTCACCGACGACGCCAGGTCCGCGAACTCGGCGCCGCGCTGGCCGACTACACCGATATGCGACGCTTCGGTGCCGCGGCGATCGATCTGTGCCTGGTGGCCCAAGGCAGTCTGGACGCCTTCGTCGAAGACGATCTGGCGCTACACGATTGGGCTGCCGGTGCGCTCATCGCCGAGGAGGCGGGAGCGCAGGTGCAGCGGCCGAGAAACGCAGATCCGGCGGTGACGGCTCGCTGGCGCTGAACCGGGATCAGCGCGCGACCGGGGCTCGTGCGGCGTCCACGCACCGCACGTCCACACCGGCGGCGCGCAGCGCGTCCACGGTCGGGTGGGTCGGTGAGCCGTCGGTCACCAGCACCGAGATGGCCGACACCGGTGCGACGTTGATCAGTTGCACGCGACCGAGTTTCGAGGCATCGGCGGCGACGATCACGCGGTCGGCCGACCGCATCGCGGCCTGCTTGACGTTTCCCTCTTCCCGGTGATACTCCGACGCGCCGCGCTTACCGTGTACACCTGCGATACCCATCACGTAGGTGTCGCAGTTGTAGCGCAGGTAGAAGTCCTCGGCTTCAGCTCCGATCAGGCTCAACTCACCGGGGCGGATCTTGCCGCCGGTGAGCAGGATCGTGGTGTCGGGTTCGTCGGCGAGCTCCACGGCGACCAGCACACTCGGCGTGATGACGGTCAGGCCCAGTCCTCGGCCCTTGATGGCGCGCGCCACCGCCAGCACCGTGCTCCCGCTGTCGAGGATCACGGTTTCCTGCGGAGCCAGCAGATCGGCAACCGCCCGAGCGATGTGGGTCTTCTCACCCGCGGCTACGGCCGCGCGGGCATCGAAGGACGGCTCGATGGATTTGCCGCCGAAGGCGATCGCACCGCCGAGCACCCGGCGGGCGATGCCCTGGTCCTCGAGCCGTTCGATGTCGCGCCGGATCGTCATCTCCGAGACGCCGTACTCCTCGGCCAGCGAGGCGAAGTCCACTTCGCGGTCGGCGTGGATGCGTGCGGCGATCGCGGCGCGGCGCGCGTGCGCATCCAGGGTGAGGGCCACGGCGACCAGCTTAATCGTGCCCGCCGGTAACACTGAAGGCTGTGCGTTCGATAAGAAAGCTAAGAAAGCTATGGCAGCAACGGTCGCCGTTGCCCGAGTTGCGCTGAAGAAACCACGGTGCCATCCCGGGGTGACCTGCGCATGCCCTCCGCAATGAAGGTCGGGGGAAACCCACATGATGGAAAACGGACACAAACGCAGCGGTCGCTTCACGGTCAGCCCGAGACGTGACAACGACGCGCTCGTGCTGCAGGTCGCCGGTGATCTCGACGTGCTGACCGCACCGACGTTGGCGACCCATCTCGACGTGGCGCTGACCAGTGGCGCGGCGTTGCTGATCGTCGACCTGACCGCCGTGGAGTTCTTGTCCTCGGCGGGGATCAGCGTGCTGGTCGAAACGCACCGACTCACCGCACCGGCGGGGGTCTCGCTGCGCGTCGTCGCCGAGGGGCCCGCCACCAGCAGGCCGATGCGGCTGATGTGTGTCGACCAGATCATCGACCTCTACCCGACGCTGGACGCCGCGCGCAGAGGGCTGCCCACGTAGCCTGACAACGATGCGGTACTACTACAGCGCCGAGCAGATCCGTGTGGCCGAAGCTCCGCTGCTGGCGGCTCTTCCGGACGGTGCGCTGATGCGCCGCGCGGCTTTCGGGCTGGCCACCGCAATCGCCGCCGAACTCCGCACGGTGTCCGGCAAGACGGTGTGCGCGGTCGTCGGCTCCGGTGACAACGGTGGAGATGCACTGTGGGCGGCCACGTTCCTGCGTCGCCGAGGCGCCCGGGCCACCGCGATCCTGCTCAATCCGGCCAAAGCGCACGCCCGTGCGCTGGCTGCGTTTCGGCGCAGCGGTGGTCAGGTGGTCGACACGGTCTCCGCGGCAACCGATCTGGTGATCGACGGAGTGGTCGGCATCTCCGGGACCGGGCCGCTGCGCCCAGACGCAGCCGGGGTCTTCGACGTAGTGACCGAGGCTGGAATCCCGGTGGTCGCCGTCGATCTGCCCAGCGGCGTCGACGTGCACACCGGTGCGGTGGACGGCCCGCACGTCGTGCCCGCACTGACGGTCACCTTCGGCGGGTTCAAACCCGCCCACGCACTGGGCCGGTGCGGCCGTGTGGAGTTGGTCGACATCGGACTCGACCTCGGCCCCAGCGACCTCAGAGCTTTCGAGGCCGCAGACGTCGCGGCGCGCTGGCCGATCCCGGGTCCCACCGACGACAAGTACACCCAAGGTGTCACCGGGGTGATGGCCGGCTCGGACACCTACCCCGGCGCGGCGGTGCTGTGCACCGGTGCCGCGGTGGCCGCGACCTCCGGCATGGTCCGCTACGCCGGGACCGCCGCCCAACAGGTCCTCGCGCACTGGCCGGAAGTCATCGCCACTCCCGGCTTCGCCACCGCCGGCCGGGTGCAGTCCTGGGTCGTCGGGCCCGGCCTGGGAACCGACGAAAATGCCGCAGCCGCACTGTGTTTTGCGCTCGAGACCGACGTGCCGGTGATCGTCGACGCCGATGCGCTGACCATTCTGGCCGCGCACTCCGAACTCGTCGACGGCCGCAGCGCCGCCACCGTACTGACCCCACACGCGGGAGAATTCGCCCGCCTGGCCGGGACGCCGCCGGGTGCGGACCGCATCGCCGTCACCCGCAGGCTGGCCGACCGGCTCGGCGTCACCGTGCTGCTCAAAGGCAATGTCACCGTCATCGCCGAACCGGGTGCCGGAGCGGTCTACCTGAACACCGCGGGCCCGTCGTGGGCGGCCACCGCCGGATCCGGTGATGTGCTCTCCGGTGTCATCGGGGCTCTGCTGGCCGCCGGACTGCCCGCCGCCGAGGCTGCCGCGGCGGCGGCGTACGTGCATGCCCACGCGGCCGAACTGTCGGCGCGCGACCCCGGCCCGGCGCCGGCTCCGACGTCGGCCTCACGCATCCTGGCCCATCTGCGCACGGCGGTGGGTTCGATCCTCTAGAAAGGACCCATGCCCAACGTCTCGCGCCATTCGTCGTTGACCCCCGCCTACACCGGCCGGATGTCCACCAATCCGATTCCGGCGTTGCGGCTGCCCGACGAGTCGATGGAACCCGAGCTGACCTACCGCTACATCCACGACGAGCTGATGCTCGACGGCAGCTCGCGGCTCAACCTCGCGACGTTCGTGACCACGTGGATGGACCCGGAGGCCGGACAGTTGATGTCGGAGACCTTCGACAAGAACATGATCGACAAGGACGAGTACCCCGTCACCGCGGCGATCGAGCAGCGTTGCGTGTGCATGGTGGCCGACCTGTTCCACGCCGAGAATCTGCGCGACGACGACCCGTCCACCGCGGTCGGGGTGTCGACCGTCGGGTCCAGCGAGGCGGTGATGCTGGCCGGTCTGGCGATGAAGTGGCGCTGGCGCGAACGGGTGGGGGACGACTGGAAGGGTCGCACCCCCAACATGGTGATGGGCTCCAACGTGCAGGTGGTGTGGGAGAAGTTCTGCCGCTACTTCGACGTCGAGGCCCGCTACCTGCCGATGGCGGAAGGCCGCTACGTCATCACCCCCGAGCAGGTGCTCGACGCCGTCGACGAGGACACCATCGGCGTGGTGGCGATCCTGGGCACCACGTTCACCGGGGAGCTCGAACCGGTCGGGGAGATCTGCGCGGCGTTGGACCGGTTGGCCGGCGGTGGCGGCCCGGACGTTCCGGTGCACGTCGACGCGGCCAGTGGCGGGTTCGTGGTGCCGTTCCTGCATCCGGACGTGGTGTGGGACTTCCGGCTGCCCCGGGTGGTGTCGATCAACGTCAGCGGGCACAAGTACGGGCTGACCTACCCTGGTATCGGGTTCGTGGTGTGGCGCAACGCCGACCACCTACCCGAGGATCTGGTGTTCCGGGTCAACTACCTCGGCGGCGACATGCCGACCTTCACGCTGAACTTCTCCCGGCCCGGCAACCAGGTCGTCGGGCAGTACTACAACTTCCTGCGGTTGGGCCGCGAGGGCTTTGTCTCGGTGATGCGGACGTTGTCGGACACCGCGCAGTGGCTGTCGCACGAGCTGCGGTCGATGTCGGTCTTCGAGGTGATCTCCGACGGTTCGGCGATCCCGGTCGTGGCCTTCAAACTGGTCGAAGGCACCCGATACACGGTCTTCGACATCTCCTCACTGATGCGCGGGTATGGCTGGCAGGTACCGGCCTACACGATGCCCGACGACGCCACCGACGTCGCGGTGCTGCGCATCGTGGTGCGTGAGGGCTTCTCGGCGAACCTGGCCCGCGCGCTGCGCGACGACCTGATCGAGGTGCTGGGCAAGCTGGAGAAAGTCGGTGTCGGCGGCTTCGCCGACGAGGAGCATTTCGCCCACTGAACACTGTACTGGGACAATCGTGGGCGGTGACCACGATCATGAACGAACCCGCAGCGGTGTGCACCGCGTCGATCGACCTCGACGCGGTCGCGCACAACGTCGCCGTGCTGCGCGAACACGCCGGCTCAGCAGCGGTGATGGCCGTCGTCAAGGCCGACGGGTACGGCCACGGCGCCATCGAGGTGGGCCGGGCGGCGTTGGCCGCCGGTGCCGCCGAGCTCGGTGTGGCCACCGTGGCCGAGGCGCTGGCGTTGCGCCAAGGCGGCATCAACGCGCCGGTGCTGGCCTGGCTGCACCCGCCGGAGACCGACTTCGGGCCGGCGCTGCTCGCCGGTGTCGAGATCGCGGTGTCCTCGCCGCGCCAGGTCGGCGAGGTGCTCGAGGCGGTCGCGCGGACCGGGCGCAGCGCGGTGCTGACGGTCAAGGTCGACACCGGACTGAGCCGCAACGGTGTCGCACCCGCGCAGTTCCCGGCGGTGCTCGAGGCGTTGAGCCGGGCTCAGGCCGCGGGGGCCGTGCGGGTTCGCGGCCTGATGTCGCACCTCGCGCACGGCGATGATCCCGAGAATCCGTTCAACGACGTCCAGGCCCGGCGGCTCACCGAGATGGCAGCGCAGGGCCGCGCCCGCGGGGTGAATTTCGAGGTTGTGCACCTGAGCAATTCACCGGCCGCGCTGCGCCGCCCGGACTTGGCGTTCGATCTGGTGCGGCCCGGTATCGCGGTGTACGGTCTCAGCCCGATACCCGAGCTCGGCAATATGGGCTTGCGGCCGGCGATGACGTTGAAATGCCCGGTGGTGCAGGTGCGTTCGATTCGGGCGGGCGAAGGAGTGTCCTACGGGCACACCTGGATCGCGCCGACCGACACGACGGTGGCGTTGATCCCGGCCGGTTACGCCGATGGGGTGTTCCGGACGCTGAGCAATCGGCTGGAGGTCCAGATCAACGGGCGACGCTATCGCAACGTCGGGCGAATCTGCATGGACCAGTTCGTCGTCGACCTCGGGCCGGGATCCGTCGAGGTTGCCGAGGGGGACGACGCGATCCTGTTCGGGCCGGGAGTGCACGGCGAACCGACGGCACAGGACTGGGCCGACATGTTGGGCACGATCAACTACGAGGTGGTGACCAGCCCGCGCGGGCGGATCGGGCGGAGTTACCACGGCGGTGCCGCGCGATGAACGGACGTGCGGGATGGTTGGCCGGTCTGGCCGGCGTGGCCGCGGTCGGGTCGGCTGCCGGGGTCACGGTGGCCCGGTCGCTGCGTCGACGCATGACCGAGGACGACCCGCACCGCGACGAGGATTTCGAACTGCTCGACGCCGACCGCAGCTGTGTGGTGACCACTCCCGACGGCGTTCCGTTGGCGGTGCGCGAATCGGGACCCGCCGATGCCCCGCTGACCGTGGTGTTCGCCCATGGTTTCTGTCTGCGGATGGGGGCGTTCTACTTTCAGCGGGCCCGGTTGACCGAGCAGTGGGGTGACCAGGTTCGGATGGTGTTCTACGACCAGCGCGGGCACGGTCAGTCCGGCGAGGCCGCGCCGGAGAGCTACACCGTCGAACAGCTCGGTCAGGACTTGGAGAGCGTGCTTGCGGTGATGGTCCCGCGGGGACCTGTTGTCCTGGTGGGTCATTCGATGGGTGGTATGACGGTGCTCTCGCACGCCCGCCAGTATCCGCACCGCTATCCGATGCGCATCGTCGGCGCTGCGCTGATCTCCTCGGCAGCCGAGGGCGTTTCGCGTTCCCCGCTGGGGGAGATCCTCAACAACCCGGCACTGGAGGCGATTCGGTTCGCGGCCAGGTATGCGCCGTGGGCCGTGCACCAAGGTCGTGGTGCGGCGCGGATGGTGATCGGGCCGATCCTGCGCGCGGCGTCCTATGGCGACGAGGAGATCAGCCCCAGTGTGGTGGCGTTTTCCGAACGGATGATGCACGACACCCCGATCACCACGCTGGTCGAGTTCCTGCACGCGCTCGAAGTGCACGACGAGACAGCGGGTTTGGACACGTTGAGCAAGGTGCCGACCCTGGTGGCCTGCGGAGACCGAGATCTGCTGACACCGCTGGAGTACTCCCAGGAGATGGCGCGGGCTATGGACAGGTCCGAACTGCTGATCGTGGGAGGAGCGGGCCATCTCGTGCAGCTGGAACGCCCGGAGGTGATCGACGATGCGCTGGTGCGCCTGGTGGAGCGGTCCACCCCGTCGCGGCTGGTGGCTTTGACGCGGCGGGTGCGGGAGCGGGTGCGCTCCCATGAATAGGTCCGCGGGGTCGGCCGGGACTGCGGAATTGCTCACCGCCGACGACACCGTCGCGTTGGGCGCCGAGCTGGGTGCGTCGTTGCGCGCCGGCGACGTGGTCGTGCTGTCGGGTCCGCTGGGCGCCGGAAAGACAGTGCTGGCCAAGGGGATTGCCCAGGCTCTGGATGTGGAGGGGCCGGTGATATCGCCGACGTTCGTGCTGGCCCGGGTGCACCGGGCCCGCCGGGCGGGGGCGCCGGCGATGGTGCACGCCGACCTCTACCGGCTGCTGGACCAGGATTCGGTGGATCTGCTCGCCGAGTTGGATTCGTTGGACCTCGATGCCGATCTCGACGACGCGGTCGTGGTGGTGGAGTGGGGCGAGGGCATCGCCGAGCGGCTGTCCGAGCGTCACCTCGACATTCGCCTGGAGCGCGGCTCCGACACTGATGTGCGCACCGCGATGTGGCAGTGGAGTCGCCCATGAGCCGGTTGGTGCTGGCCATCGACACCGCTACCCCCGCGGTGACCGCGGGGGTAGTGCGGATGCACCGTGACCGACATGACCTCGATGGCCGGGTTGAGGTGCTCAACGAACAGGTCACCGTCGACGCCCGGGCGCACGCTGAGCGGCTGACCCCGAACATCGTCGCCGCGTTGCGGGAGGCGCAGATCGGGGCCGACGAACTCGACGCCGTGGTGGTCGGCTGCGGGCCTGGACCGTTCACGGGCTTGCGGGTGGGGATGGCGACGGCGGCGGCCTACGGTCACGCACTGGGCATCCCGGTGCGTGGGGTGTGCAGCCTGGATGCGATCGCCGCGGGCAACGCGGGGGAGGTGCTCGTCGTCACCGATGCGCGTCGCCGCGAGGTGTACTGGGCCCGCTACCGAGACGGCGTTCGGGTTGCGGGCCCGGCGGTCAATGTGGCCGCGGCGGTCCCCGACGGTGCGGTGGCGGTGGCCGGTTCTCGGGAGCACGCCGCGCTGTTCGATCTCGAGCAGCTGGCCGCGGTGTATCCGACGTCGGCGGGTTTGGTTGCCGCGGTCGCTGATTGGGAAGGCGATCCCGATCCGCTGGTACCGCTGTATCTGCGTCGACCCGACGCCAAGCCGGCGGTGGCCCGGCGATGAGCGCGCAGTATGGGCCGTTGACACCGAACGACGCGGCGCGTTGTGCGGAGTTGGAAGCGCAGTTGTTCGACGGCGACGACCCGTGGCCTGAGCGCGCCTTCCTGGCCGAGCTGGCGGCCAAGCACAACCATTACGTCGCTGCCCGGGTGGACGACAAACTGGTCGGCTATGCCGGCATCGCCCGGATGGGGCGGCTGCGACCCTTCGAGTACGAGATCCACACGATCGGTGTGGATCCGGCCCACCAGGGCAAAGGGATCGGCCGGCAACTGCTGCAGCGGCTGATCGACTATGCCGACGGCGCAACGATCTTTCTCGAAGTGCGCACCGACAATGCGCCGGCGATCGCCCTGTACGAGAGTGCCGGGTTCACCCGGGTGGGACTGCGTAAGCGGTATTACCGGGTCAGCGGTGCTGACGCCTACACGATGAAACGAGAGCGGCAATGATCATCCTGGCGATCGAAAGCTCCTGCGACGAAACCGGTGTGGGCATCGCCGAGCTCGGCGAGGACGGTTCGGTCACCCTGCTCGCCGACGAAGTGGCTTCCAGTGTGGACGAGCACGCCCGGTTCGGCGGCGTGGTGCCCGAGATCGCCTCTCGTGCCCACCTGGAAGCGTTGGGGCCGACGATGCGGCGAGCGCTCGACGCTGCTGGTGTCGAGCGACCCGATGTGGTCGCAGCCACCATCGGCCCCGGTCTGGCCGGCGCGCTGCTGGTGGGAGTGGCTGCGGCCAAGGCGTATTCGGCTGCGTGGGGGGTGCCGTTCTACGGCGTCAACCACCTGGGTGGGCATCTGGCTGCCGATGTGTTCGACCATGGACCGTTACCGGAGAGCGTCGGTCTGCTGGTCTCCGGCGGGCATACCAACCTGCTGCATGTGCGTTCGCTGGGCGAGCCGATCATCGAGCTGGGTTCGACCGTCGATGATGCCGCCGGTGAGGCGTACGACAAGATCGCGCGGCTGCTCGGCCTGGGGTATCCGGGTGGACGGGTGCTCGATGAACTGGCCCGGGAGGGCGACCGCGACGCGATCGTATTCCCGCGCGGGATGACCGGTCCGCGCGACGATCCGTACGCGTTCAGTTTCTCCGGCCTGAAAACCGCGGTCGCGCGGTATGTCGAGCGTCAGCCGGAGGCGTCGAATGCCGATGTGGCGGCGGGCTTCCAGGAGGCGGTGGCCGATGTGTTGACGATGAAGGCGGTGCGGGCGGCCGAGCAGCTCGGCGTGTCGACTCTGCTGATCGCCGGTGGGGTTGCGGCGAACTCGCGGCTTCGGGAACTGGCCGGGCAGCGCTGCCAGGAGGCCGGGCTGACATTGCGGATTCCGCGGCCCCGACTGTGCACCGACAACGGCGCGATGATCGCGTCCTTCGCTGCGCACCTGATCGCGGCCGGGGCGGCGCCCTCGCCGTTGGACGCGGCCAGCGATCCCGGGTTGCCGGTGGTGCAGGGGCAGGTGGCGTGAACTCGCTCGCCGACAAGCTGACCGTCACCGAGCTGCTGTATCGGTATGCCGAGTTGATCGATGCCGGCGATTTCGCCGGCGTCGGGCAGCTGCTCGGTCGCGGCCGATTCATGGGGGTCGGGGGCCCCGACGCCATCGCTGCGTTGTTCGCCGCGACTACGCGACGGTTCCCCGAGCACGGCAATACGCCGCGTACCCGTCATCTGGTGCTCAACCCGATCGTCGAGGTCGACGGGGACACCGCGCAGGCGCGCTCGACGTTCTGTGTGGTGCAGCAGACCGACATCGTCGCGCTGCAACCCATCGTGGTGGGGCGCTATCGGGACACCTTCGCACGGGACGGGGCCGGGTGGTACTTCACCGACCGCCACGTCGACATCGAGATGCTCGGCGACGTGTCCGATCATCTGCTGATCGATCCGGGCGGGCTGGGTTAGGGGACGGCGCCGTGCCAGACGCGGGTGGAGCGGACGGTGTCGAGGCGGTAGTCGGTCACCCGCGTCGAATAGAGCCGGGCAGCCAGCGTTCGCGCCTGAGTCACCGGATCGCCCGGGTCATGCACGATCTCGCCGCGGCTGTTGGCATTGCCGATCACGACTCCGACGAGGTCCCCTCTGAGGTAGCGCGTGATCTCCTGGAACTGCGCGATCACGCCCTGCGTGGCACCGAGGTAGCTCTCTTCGCATGAGATCAGCACACCGACCTTCTTGCCGATGATGCCCTCGACGACCCGCTGCTGCTGCGGCGCACTGTTGGCGGTGTAGCAGAACAGCCGATCGAACACCGTCTTGAGGCGACCCGGCATTCCATAGAAGTAGAGCGGCATGGCAAAGACGATGCCGTCGGCCGGCAGCATCCGGTCCAGCAGCAGTTCCTCGTAGCGGTCATCGAGGGAACACACGCTGTCCTCGGCGCGTCGGCAGCTCCGACAGTTGTCGAGCATCCGCTGGACGTAGTCGTCGAGGAAGACGTGCTGTGGGTCGTGTCCGGCGGCTCGGGCGCCGTCGAGGGCTGCGTCGGCCAACACGTGGGAGTTGCCGTCTGCGCGGGGACTGGCGCTGATGATCAAGGTTGTCTTGCGGCCCTGTGTCACGCAGCTCACAAGTCCGTGGCGAACCGCAATATTCCTCAGTCGCCGATGCGCCAGGGTGGATCGGCGACCGCCGGATCGGCAACCGGATGCCCGGGACCCATCGGGACGCAGTGCTTCACCGGGGTCAGGTACGAGCTGAAGCCCCGCGGGACAAGTTGGGCGACACCCACGCACCGTTCCCAGCTGCCGTCAGGCTGGACGGGGCCATCGCACTTGCTGAGGAATTGTCCGCCGTAGTGACAGCCGGCGACCGCCGGTGGCGCCGTGGTGACGAGCCCGGTCGTCATGAACGCGGTGACGACGACTCCGACGATGCAGCGCTTCATGGTTGCCTCCTGTCGCCGCCTCGCTCGGGTCATCCCAGAATTGCCTGCCGCCCGCGAAGGCAAACCCACGGTACCGCCCGGCCCTGCTGATCGACCGTGTCTTCTGGCTAAAACGGTGGCGGGTCGCTCTGCCGGCGGGCCGCGTTGTGGCGCCGTTCGGCATTGATCCGGTAGCGGCGCGCGTCGCTGCGCGAACGGCGTCGTCGCGGCATCATCTGGCCGCGTCGGGGATCGCGCGGCGGTGCAGACTGTGCCGGAGCATCGGGCGGTGGCCGGCTCGGGGACGGCGTCGTGGTGGTTCTCCAGCCCGGGAACAGCAGGCTCGACAGCGGAGCGGTGGTGTAGGTGTGGCCGGTGGGAGACGTGATGGTGACGCTTCCGTCAGGCTGCTGGGAGTCCGACCAGCCATCCCAGAAAGTCTTGACCAGGTGATGAATTCTGC from Mycobacterium sp. SMC-4 includes:
- a CDS encoding NAD(P)H-hydrate dehydratase; the encoded protein is MRYYYSAEQIRVAEAPLLAALPDGALMRRAAFGLATAIAAELRTVSGKTVCAVVGSGDNGGDALWAATFLRRRGARATAILLNPAKAHARALAAFRRSGGQVVDTVSAATDLVIDGVVGISGTGPLRPDAAGVFDVVTEAGIPVVAVDLPSGVDVHTGAVDGPHVVPALTVTFGGFKPAHALGRCGRVELVDIGLDLGPSDLRAFEAADVAARWPIPGPTDDKYTQGVTGVMAGSDTYPGAAVLCTGAAVAATSGMVRYAGTAAQQVLAHWPEVIATPGFATAGRVQSWVVGPGLGTDENAAAALCFALETDVPVIVDADALTILAAHSELVDGRSAATVLTPHAGEFARLAGTPPGADRIAVTRRLADRLGVTVLLKGNVTVIAEPGAGAVYLNTAGPSWAATAGSGDVLSGVIGALLAAGLPAAEAAAAAAYVHAHAAELSARDPGPAPAPTSASRILAHLRTAVGSIL
- a CDS encoding alpha/beta fold hydrolase, whose translation is MNGRAGWLAGLAGVAAVGSAAGVTVARSLRRRMTEDDPHRDEDFELLDADRSCVVTTPDGVPLAVRESGPADAPLTVVFAHGFCLRMGAFYFQRARLTEQWGDQVRMVFYDQRGHGQSGEAAPESYTVEQLGQDLESVLAVMVPRGPVVLVGHSMGGMTVLSHARQYPHRYPMRIVGAALISSAAEGVSRSPLGEILNNPALEAIRFAARYAPWAVHQGRGAARMVIGPILRAASYGDEEISPSVVAFSERMMHDTPITTLVEFLHALEVHDETAGLDTLSKVPTLVACGDRDLLTPLEYSQEMARAMDRSELLIVGGAGHLVQLERPEVIDDALVRLVERSTPSRLVALTRRVRERVRSHE
- a CDS encoding STAS domain-containing protein, giving the protein MMENGHKRSGRFTVSPRRDNDALVLQVAGDLDVLTAPTLATHLDVALTSGAALLIVDLTAVEFLSSAGISVLVETHRLTAPAGVSLRVVAEGPATSRPMRLMCVDQIIDLYPTLDAARRGLPT
- the rimI gene encoding ribosomal protein S18-alanine N-acetyltransferase; amino-acid sequence: MSAQYGPLTPNDAARCAELEAQLFDGDDPWPERAFLAELAAKHNHYVAARVDDKLVGYAGIARMGRLRPFEYEIHTIGVDPAHQGKGIGRQLLQRLIDYADGATIFLEVRTDNAPAIALYESAGFTRVGLRKRYYRVSGADAYTMKRERQ
- a CDS encoding glutamate decarboxylase; this translates as MPNVSRHSSLTPAYTGRMSTNPIPALRLPDESMEPELTYRYIHDELMLDGSSRLNLATFVTTWMDPEAGQLMSETFDKNMIDKDEYPVTAAIEQRCVCMVADLFHAENLRDDDPSTAVGVSTVGSSEAVMLAGLAMKWRWRERVGDDWKGRTPNMVMGSNVQVVWEKFCRYFDVEARYLPMAEGRYVITPEQVLDAVDEDTIGVVAILGTTFTGELEPVGEICAALDRLAGGGGPDVPVHVDAASGGFVVPFLHPDVVWDFRLPRVVSINVSGHKYGLTYPGIGFVVWRNADHLPEDLVFRVNYLGGDMPTFTLNFSRPGNQVVGQYYNFLRLGREGFVSVMRTLSDTAQWLSHELRSMSVFEVISDGSAIPVVAFKLVEGTRYTVFDISSLMRGYGWQVPAYTMPDDATDVAVLRIVVREGFSANLARALRDDLIEVLGKLEKVGVGGFADEEHFAH
- a CDS encoding nuclear transport factor 2 family protein, with amino-acid sequence MNSLADKLTVTELLYRYAELIDAGDFAGVGQLLGRGRFMGVGGPDAIAALFAATTRRFPEHGNTPRTRHLVLNPIVEVDGDTAQARSTFCVVQQTDIVALQPIVVGRYRDTFARDGAGWYFTDRHVDIEMLGDVSDHLLIDPGGLG
- the alr gene encoding alanine racemase produces the protein MNEPAAVCTASIDLDAVAHNVAVLREHAGSAAVMAVVKADGYGHGAIEVGRAALAAGAAELGVATVAEALALRQGGINAPVLAWLHPPETDFGPALLAGVEIAVSSPRQVGEVLEAVARTGRSAVLTVKVDTGLSRNGVAPAQFPAVLEALSRAQAAGAVRVRGLMSHLAHGDDPENPFNDVQARRLTEMAAQGRARGVNFEVVHLSNSPAALRRPDLAFDLVRPGIAVYGLSPIPELGNMGLRPAMTLKCPVVQVRSIRAGEGVSYGHTWIAPTDTTVALIPAGYADGVFRTLSNRLEVQINGRRYRNVGRICMDQFVVDLGPGSVEVAEGDDAILFGPGVHGEPTAQDWADMLGTINYEVVTSPRGRIGRSYHGGAAR
- the tsaD gene encoding tRNA (adenosine(37)-N6)-threonylcarbamoyltransferase complex transferase subunit TsaD, producing MIILAIESSCDETGVGIAELGEDGSVTLLADEVASSVDEHARFGGVVPEIASRAHLEALGPTMRRALDAAGVERPDVVAATIGPGLAGALLVGVAAAKAYSAAWGVPFYGVNHLGGHLAADVFDHGPLPESVGLLVSGGHTNLLHVRSLGEPIIELGSTVDDAAGEAYDKIARLLGLGYPGGRVLDELAREGDRDAIVFPRGMTGPRDDPYAFSFSGLKTAVARYVERQPEASNADVAAGFQEAVADVLTMKAVRAAEQLGVSTLLIAGGVAANSRLRELAGQRCQEAGLTLRIPRPRLCTDNGAMIASFAAHLIAAGAAPSPLDAASDPGLPVVQGQVA
- the tsaE gene encoding tRNA (adenosine(37)-N6)-threonylcarbamoyltransferase complex ATPase subunit type 1 TsaE, whose translation is MNRSAGSAGTAELLTADDTVALGAELGASLRAGDVVVLSGPLGAGKTVLAKGIAQALDVEGPVISPTFVLARVHRARRAGAPAMVHADLYRLLDQDSVDLLAELDSLDLDADLDDAVVVVEWGEGIAERLSERHLDIRLERGSDTDVRTAMWQWSRP
- the tsaB gene encoding tRNA (adenosine(37)-N6)-threonylcarbamoyltransferase complex dimerization subunit type 1 TsaB — translated: MSRLVLAIDTATPAVTAGVVRMHRDRHDLDGRVEVLNEQVTVDARAHAERLTPNIVAALREAQIGADELDAVVVGCGPGPFTGLRVGMATAAAYGHALGIPVRGVCSLDAIAAGNAGEVLVVTDARRREVYWARYRDGVRVAGPAVNVAAAVPDGAVAVAGSREHAALFDLEQLAAVYPTSAGLVAAVADWEGDPDPLVPLYLRRPDAKPAVARR
- a CDS encoding DeoR/GlpR family DNA-binding transcription regulator, giving the protein MALTLDAHARRAAIAARIHADREVDFASLAEEYGVSEMTIRRDIERLEDQGIARRVLGGAIAFGGKSIEPSFDARAAVAAGEKTHIARAVADLLAPQETVILDSGSTVLAVARAIKGRGLGLTVITPSVLVAVELADEPDTTILLTGGKIRPGELSLIGAEAEDFYLRYNCDTYVMGIAGVHGKRGASEYHREEGNVKQAAMRSADRVIVAADASKLGRVQLINVAPVSAISVLVTDGSPTHPTVDALRAAGVDVRCVDAARAPVAR
- a CDS encoding inositol monophosphatase family protein — encoded protein: MSPGPDVVAPAALRDLAVRAAQFAAAGCLLEFTEGVTVRTKGAEGDLVTSADLAAERVVRDVIASARAEDSILGEELPPHIGTSGLQWVVDPLDGTTNFTRRLPFFATSVAVRRGEDEWLAAAVCAPALSSTWSAARGHGAELESPSGREQLPLTLPSSSARLLGTGLSYDVGHRRRQVRELGAALADYTDMRRFGAAAIDLCLVAQGSLDAFVEDDLALHDWAAGALIAEEAGAQVQRPRNADPAVTARWR